One genomic region from Phocoena sinus isolate mPhoSin1 chromosome 3, mPhoSin1.pri, whole genome shotgun sequence encodes:
- the HTR1A gene encoding 5-hydroxytryptamine receptor 1A, with protein MDVLSPLQGNNTTSSQGPFGTRANATGISDVTFSYQVITSLLLGTLIFCAVLGNACVVAAIALERSLQNVANYLIGSLAVTDLMVSVLVLPMAALYQVLNKWTLGQVTCDLFIALDVLCCTSSILHLCAIALDRYWAITDPIDYVNKRTPRRAAALISLTWLIGFLISIPPMLGWRTPEDRSDPDACTISKDHGYTIYSTFGAFYIPLLLMLVLYGRIFRAARFRIRKTVKKEEKKVANNRLGASPAPQPRKSVNGEPGSKDWRQGMENKATGAPCANGAVRQGDEGAALEVIEVHRVGNSKEHLPLPSEAGAVPCVPASFEKKNERNAEAKRKMALARERKTVKTLGIIMGTFILCWLPFFIVALVLPFCESSCHMPTLLGAIINWLGYSNSLFNPVIYAYFNKDFQNAFKKIIKCTFCRR; from the coding sequence ATGGATGTGCTCAGCCCCTTACAGGGCAACAACACCACGTCGTCCCAGGGTCCCTTCGGGACACGCGCCAACGCTACTGGCATCTCCGACGTGACCTTCAGCTACCAAGTGATCACCTCTCTGCTGCTGGGCACGCTCATCTTCTGCGCGGTGCTGGGCAATGCGTGCGTGGTGGCCGCCATAGCCTTGGAGCGCTCCCTGCAGAACGTGGCGAACTATCTTATAGGCTCGCTGGCCGTCACAGACCTCATGGTGTCGGTGCTGGTGCTGCCCATGGCCGCGTTGTACCAGGTGCTCAACAAGTGGACTCTGGGACAGGTCACCTGTGACCTGTTCATCGCCCTCGACGTGCTGTGCTGCACCTCGTCCATCCTGCACCTGTGCGCTATCGCGCTGGACAGGTACTGGGCCATCACAGACCCCATCGACTACGTGAACAAGAGGACGCCCCGGCGCGCAGCTGCACTCATCTCCCTCACCTGGCTCATTGGCTTCCTCATCTCCATCCCGCCCATGCTGGGCTGGCGTACCCCGGAAGACCGCTCGGACCCCGACGCGTGCACCATCAGCAAGGACCATGGCTACACTATTTACTCCACCTTTGGCGCTTTCTACATCCCGCTGCTGCTCATGCTGGTTCTCTACGGGCGCATCTTCCGAGCCGCGCGATTCCGCATCCGCAAGACAGtcaagaaagaggagaagaaggTAGCCAACAACCGCCTTGGGGCGTCGCCAGCCCCGCAGCCCAGAAAGAGCGTAAATGGTGAGCCGGGTAGCAAAGACTGGAGGCAGGGCATGGAGAACAAGGCAACAGGGGCTCCGTGCGCCAACGGAGCCGTGAGGCAGGGCGACGAAGGAGCCGCCCTGGAAGTGATCGAAGTGCACCGGGTGGGCAACTCCAAAGAGCACCTGCCGCTGCCCAGCGAGGCCGGTGCTGTCCCCTGCGTCCCCGCCTCCTTCGAGAAGAAAAATGAGCGCAACGCCGAGGCCAAGCGTAAGATGGCCCTGGCCCGCGAGAGGAAGACGGTGAAGACGCTGGGCATCATCATGGGCACCTTCATCCTCTGCTGGTTGCCCTTCTTCATCGTGGCCCTGGTCCTGCCCTTCTGCGAAAGCAGCTGCCACATGCCCACCCTGTTGGGCGCCATAATCAACTGGCTGGGCTACTCCAACTCTCTGTTCAACCCTGTCATTTACGCCTACTTCAACAAGGACTTCCAAAACGCATTTAAGAAGATCATAAAGTGCACGTTCTGCCGCCGATGA